In one window of Mytilus trossulus isolate FHL-02 chromosome 7, PNRI_Mtr1.1.1.hap1, whole genome shotgun sequence DNA:
- the LOC134726062 gene encoding E3 ubiquitin-protein ligase TRIM45-like — MAFLKSIEKAQNQALCQFCEEKESKIKWKCINCDLLLCQLCTTRIHSKIKASKGHKIINLKDCGTEDATNKTPKVDLKNMQCETHSEQKYWMYCTECRIPICTDCSTETHQKHELRNFNEVFDTIVSEIKELKGRIEMEMQWYENEGAKFKQLLSDGKQNFQETKDKILKTEKEMKETISRYASDLLQDLETKWRLLEKKFKVELSSLAKNQTDLESQKDILNETLQSKQSLDIFTARKGLNKELAKKPLSTIQLKKTQFIPGIRFKKFKSEINYQLFGYVTDI, encoded by the coding sequence ATGGCCTTTCTCAAGTCAATTGAAAAAGCCCAAAATCAAGCATTGTGTCAATTCTGTGAAGAAAAAGAATCAAAGATAAAGTGGAAATGTATAAACTGTGATTTGCTTTTATGTCAACTTTGTACCACAAGAATTCATAGTAAAATTAAAGCCTCAAAGGgacacaaaataataaacttaaAAGACTGTGGAACTGAGGATGCTACTAACAAAACGCCCAAGGTGGATCTCAAAAATATGCAATGTGAAACCCACAGTGAACAAAAATACTGGATGTACTGCACTGAATGCAGGATTCCTATTTGTACAGATTGTTCAACTGAGACCCATCAAAAACATGAATTGAGAAATTTTAATGAAgtttttgatacaattgtttCTGAGATCAAGGAGTTGAAGGGCAGAATTGAAATGGAGATGCAATGGTATGAAAACGAAGGAGCTAAATTCAAACAGCTCCTTTCagatggaaaacaaaatttccaagagacaaaagacaaaatactTAAAACAGAAAAGGAAATGAAGGAAACAATATCCAGATATGCTAGTGATTTGTTACAAGACCTTGAAACAAAATGGAGGCTACTAgagaaaaaatttaaagttgaaCTTTCTTCTTTAGCAAAGAATCAGACAGATTTAGAATCACAGAAAGACATTCTAAATGAAACACTTCAATCAAAGCAATCTTTGGATATTTTTACTGCAAGAAAAGGACTAAATAAGGAACTGGCAAAGAAGCCTCTTAGTACCATTCAATTGAAGAAGACACAATTTATCCCTGGAATCAGGTTCAAgaaatttaaaagtgaaataaattacCAGCTGTTTGGATATGTCACagacatataa